The following are from one region of the Theropithecus gelada isolate Dixy chromosome 6, Tgel_1.0, whole genome shotgun sequence genome:
- the ETF1 gene encoding eukaryotic peptide chain release factor subunit 1 isoform X1, which yields MADDPSAADRNVEIWKIKKLIKSLEAARGNGTSMISLIIPPKDQISRVAKMLADEFGTASNIKSRVNRLSVLGAITSVQQRLKLYNKVPPNGLVVYCGTIVTEEGKEKKVNIDFEPFKPINTSLYLCDNKFHTEALTALLSDDSKFGFIVIDGSGALFGTLQGNTREVLHKFTVDLPKKHGRGGQSALRFARLRMEKRHNYVRKVAETAVQLFISGDKVNVAGLVLAGSADFKTELSQSDMFDQRLQSKVLKLVDISYGGENGFNQAIELSTEVLSNVKFIQEKKLIGRYFDEISQDTGKYCFGVEDTLKALEMGAVEILIVYENLDIMRYVLHCQGTEEEKILYLTPEQEKDKSHFTDKETGQEHELIESMPLLEWFANNYKKFGATLEIVTDKSQEGSQFVKGFGGIGGILRYRVDFQGMEYQGGDDEFFDLDDY from the exons CAATGGCACCAGCATGATATCATTGATCATTCCTCCCAAAGACCAGATTTCACGAGTGGCAAAAATGTTAGCAGATGAGTTTGGAACTGCATCTAACATTAAGTCACGAGTAAACCGCCTTTCAGTCCTGGGAGCCATTACATCTGTACAACAAAGACTCAAACTTTATAACAAAG TACCTCCAAATGGTCTGGTTGTATACTGTGGAACAATTGtaacagaagaaggaaaggaaaagaaagtcaaCATTGACTTTGAACCTTTCAAACCAATTAATACGTCATTGTATTTGTGTGACAACAAATTCCATACAGAG GCTCTTACAGCACTACTTTCAGATGATAGCAAGTTTGGATTCATTGTAATAGATGGTAGTGGTGCACTTTTTGGCACACTCCAAGGAAACACAAGAGAAGTCCTGCACAAATTCACTGTGGATCTCCCAAAGAAACACG GTAGAGGAGGTCAGTCAGCCTTGCGTTTTGCCCGTTTAAGAATGGAAAAGCGACATAACTATGTTCGGAAAGTAGCAGAGACTGCTGTGCAGCTGTTTATTTCTGGGGACAAAGTGAATGTGGCTGGTCTAGTTTTAGCTGGATCTGCTGACTTTAAAACTGAACTAAGTCAATCTGATATGTTTGATCAG aGGTTACaatcaaaagttttaaaattagttgaTATATCCTATGGTGGTGAAAATGGATTCAACCAAGCTATTGAGTTATCTACTGAAGTCCTCTCCAACGTGAAATTCATTCAAGAGAAGAAATTAATAG GACGATACTTCGATGAAATCAGCCAGGACACGGGCAAGTACTGTTTTGGTGTTGAAGATACACTAAAGGCTTTGGAAATGGGAGCTGTAGAAATTCTAATAGTCTATGAAAATCTGGATATAATGAGATATGTTCTTCATTGCCAAGGCACAGAAG AGGAGAAAATTCTCTATCTAACTCCAGAGCAAGAAAAGGATAAATCTCATTTCACAGACAAAGAG ACCGGACAGGAACATGAGCTTATCGAGAGTATGCCCCTGTTGGAATGGTTTGCTAACAACTATAAAAAATTTGGAGCTACGTTGGAAATTGTCACAGATAAATCACAAGAAGGGTCTCAGTTTGTGAAAGGATTTGGTGGAATTGGAG GTATCTTGCGGTACCGAGTAGATTTCCAGGGAATGGAATACCAAGGAGGAGACGATGAATTTTTTGACCTTGATGACTACTAG
- the ETF1 gene encoding eukaryotic peptide chain release factor subunit 1 isoform X2: MKQDVLNCTEGPVHNNGTSMISLIIPPKDQISRVAKMLADEFGTASNIKSRVNRLSVLGAITSVQQRLKLYNKVPPNGLVVYCGTIVTEEGKEKKVNIDFEPFKPINTSLYLCDNKFHTEALTALLSDDSKFGFIVIDGSGALFGTLQGNTREVLHKFTVDLPKKHGRGGQSALRFARLRMEKRHNYVRKVAETAVQLFISGDKVNVAGLVLAGSADFKTELSQSDMFDQRLQSKVLKLVDISYGGENGFNQAIELSTEVLSNVKFIQEKKLIGRYFDEISQDTGKYCFGVEDTLKALEMGAVEILIVYENLDIMRYVLHCQGTEEEKILYLTPEQEKDKSHFTDKETGQEHELIESMPLLEWFANNYKKFGATLEIVTDKSQEGSQFVKGFGGIGGILRYRVDFQGMEYQGGDDEFFDLDDY; the protein is encoded by the exons CAATGGCACCAGCATGATATCATTGATCATTCCTCCCAAAGACCAGATTTCACGAGTGGCAAAAATGTTAGCAGATGAGTTTGGAACTGCATCTAACATTAAGTCACGAGTAAACCGCCTTTCAGTCCTGGGAGCCATTACATCTGTACAACAAAGACTCAAACTTTATAACAAAG TACCTCCAAATGGTCTGGTTGTATACTGTGGAACAATTGtaacagaagaaggaaaggaaaagaaagtcaaCATTGACTTTGAACCTTTCAAACCAATTAATACGTCATTGTATTTGTGTGACAACAAATTCCATACAGAG GCTCTTACAGCACTACTTTCAGATGATAGCAAGTTTGGATTCATTGTAATAGATGGTAGTGGTGCACTTTTTGGCACACTCCAAGGAAACACAAGAGAAGTCCTGCACAAATTCACTGTGGATCTCCCAAAGAAACACG GTAGAGGAGGTCAGTCAGCCTTGCGTTTTGCCCGTTTAAGAATGGAAAAGCGACATAACTATGTTCGGAAAGTAGCAGAGACTGCTGTGCAGCTGTTTATTTCTGGGGACAAAGTGAATGTGGCTGGTCTAGTTTTAGCTGGATCTGCTGACTTTAAAACTGAACTAAGTCAATCTGATATGTTTGATCAG aGGTTACaatcaaaagttttaaaattagttgaTATATCCTATGGTGGTGAAAATGGATTCAACCAAGCTATTGAGTTATCTACTGAAGTCCTCTCCAACGTGAAATTCATTCAAGAGAAGAAATTAATAG GACGATACTTCGATGAAATCAGCCAGGACACGGGCAAGTACTGTTTTGGTGTTGAAGATACACTAAAGGCTTTGGAAATGGGAGCTGTAGAAATTCTAATAGTCTATGAAAATCTGGATATAATGAGATATGTTCTTCATTGCCAAGGCACAGAAG AGGAGAAAATTCTCTATCTAACTCCAGAGCAAGAAAAGGATAAATCTCATTTCACAGACAAAGAG ACCGGACAGGAACATGAGCTTATCGAGAGTATGCCCCTGTTGGAATGGTTTGCTAACAACTATAAAAAATTTGGAGCTACGTTGGAAATTGTCACAGATAAATCACAAGAAGGGTCTCAGTTTGTGAAAGGATTTGGTGGAATTGGAG GTATCTTGCGGTACCGAGTAGATTTCCAGGGAATGGAATACCAAGGAGGAGACGATGAATTTTTTGACCTTGATGACTACTAG
- the ETF1 gene encoding eukaryotic peptide chain release factor subunit 1 isoform X3: MISLIIPPKDQISRVAKMLADEFGTASNIKSRVNRLSVLGAITSVQQRLKLYNKVPPNGLVVYCGTIVTEEGKEKKVNIDFEPFKPINTSLYLCDNKFHTEALTALLSDDSKFGFIVIDGSGALFGTLQGNTREVLHKFTVDLPKKHGRGGQSALRFARLRMEKRHNYVRKVAETAVQLFISGDKVNVAGLVLAGSADFKTELSQSDMFDQRLQSKVLKLVDISYGGENGFNQAIELSTEVLSNVKFIQEKKLIGRYFDEISQDTGKYCFGVEDTLKALEMGAVEILIVYENLDIMRYVLHCQGTEEEKILYLTPEQEKDKSHFTDKETGQEHELIESMPLLEWFANNYKKFGATLEIVTDKSQEGSQFVKGFGGIGGILRYRVDFQGMEYQGGDDEFFDLDDY, encoded by the exons ATGATATCATTGATCATTCCTCCCAAAGACCAGATTTCACGAGTGGCAAAAATGTTAGCAGATGAGTTTGGAACTGCATCTAACATTAAGTCACGAGTAAACCGCCTTTCAGTCCTGGGAGCCATTACATCTGTACAACAAAGACTCAAACTTTATAACAAAG TACCTCCAAATGGTCTGGTTGTATACTGTGGAACAATTGtaacagaagaaggaaaggaaaagaaagtcaaCATTGACTTTGAACCTTTCAAACCAATTAATACGTCATTGTATTTGTGTGACAACAAATTCCATACAGAG GCTCTTACAGCACTACTTTCAGATGATAGCAAGTTTGGATTCATTGTAATAGATGGTAGTGGTGCACTTTTTGGCACACTCCAAGGAAACACAAGAGAAGTCCTGCACAAATTCACTGTGGATCTCCCAAAGAAACACG GTAGAGGAGGTCAGTCAGCCTTGCGTTTTGCCCGTTTAAGAATGGAAAAGCGACATAACTATGTTCGGAAAGTAGCAGAGACTGCTGTGCAGCTGTTTATTTCTGGGGACAAAGTGAATGTGGCTGGTCTAGTTTTAGCTGGATCTGCTGACTTTAAAACTGAACTAAGTCAATCTGATATGTTTGATCAG aGGTTACaatcaaaagttttaaaattagttgaTATATCCTATGGTGGTGAAAATGGATTCAACCAAGCTATTGAGTTATCTACTGAAGTCCTCTCCAACGTGAAATTCATTCAAGAGAAGAAATTAATAG GACGATACTTCGATGAAATCAGCCAGGACACGGGCAAGTACTGTTTTGGTGTTGAAGATACACTAAAGGCTTTGGAAATGGGAGCTGTAGAAATTCTAATAGTCTATGAAAATCTGGATATAATGAGATATGTTCTTCATTGCCAAGGCACAGAAG AGGAGAAAATTCTCTATCTAACTCCAGAGCAAGAAAAGGATAAATCTCATTTCACAGACAAAGAG ACCGGACAGGAACATGAGCTTATCGAGAGTATGCCCCTGTTGGAATGGTTTGCTAACAACTATAAAAAATTTGGAGCTACGTTGGAAATTGTCACAGATAAATCACAAGAAGGGTCTCAGTTTGTGAAAGGATTTGGTGGAATTGGAG GTATCTTGCGGTACCGAGTAGATTTCCAGGGAATGGAATACCAAGGAGGAGACGATGAATTTTTTGACCTTGATGACTACTAG